In the genome of Marinitoga hydrogenitolerans DSM 16785, the window CTTAACTTTTGCGAAGCAATGCTTCTGGTGTTGGTAGAACTGGTTATTCTCCTGTTTCTATGATTAAAGCTATTTTAATTAAAATTATTAAAAATCTTAATTCTACTTCTGATCTTATTGATGAACTTTATTCTAATCCTTATTTAGCCCAAGCTATTGGTTTTGATCCTATTAGAAATTATGTTCCTGCTGAATCTACTTTTTCTATGTTTAGAAAATCTTTTGATATTAATATTATTTACCTTCT includes:
- a CDS encoding transposase; amino-acid sequence: MRSNASGVGRTGYSPVSMIKAILIKIIKNLNSTSDLIDELYSNPYLAQAIGFDPIRNYVPAESTFSMFRKSFDINIIYLLITDLLFKGISSGFISTEFLAVDSFPNHAAQAA